One candidate division KSB1 bacterium genomic window, TTGCTGGAAAGTAGCCATCGCTTCAATTATTTTTTTTGGGGCCGAAACATACCCCAGCCGCCAGCCGGTCATCCCCGCTCTTTTCGAGAAACCGCTTACGATAATAGCGTCATCAGCGATGGTGCCCATACTTAAAAATGGATCCTGTCCATATATAAACTCATCATATATTTCATCGGAAATCACATGAAGGCCATGCTTGTCGGCAAGTTCAGCAACCATCTTGAGTTCATCCGGGCTGTATAAAACGCCGGTTGGGTTGTTTGGATGATTAATGACTATTGCCTTTGTTTTAGAAGTAATCAGTGGTTCAATCTCTTCGGCCCGGAGGGTGAAATCAGGATAGGTGTTAAACAGTTTCGGAACTCCTCCACACATAATCACGACATTGGCATAAGCGACAAAGTATGGGTCGGCGATCAGCACTTCATCGCCCGGACTGACGACAGTCATTATTGCAAGAATATATCCGCCTGTTGCGCCGGCAGTGATCAACAAATCTTCATGGTTTATTTTTCGCTCCTTTAAATGCGCACTCAGCTTTTCCCTGAGCTCGGGAATCCCCCGAGTTGAAACATAACTGTTAAACCCATCCTTAATCCACCGAATCCCTTCCTCTTTTATCGGTTCGGGAATATCAAAGTCCGGGTCGCCGATTGAAAGGTCGATGCCGTCCGGGTTTGCACAGGCGATATCAAAAATACGCCGAATTCCCGATGGCCGAATCTGACTCACACGGTGCGATAGCTGCTTTTCATTTGTCAATAAGGGCTCCTCTGTTTTAATCAGGTTAAATATAAGCTCCCTCTTAAATCTAAAAGTTTGAATTAAACTTACAAGTGAATTTCTTTAGTATTAACTTTAATGCTTTTTATTTCGGAAACACGAATAGTAGCGGAATAGAGTTTAAACCTGAATTGTTTCATAATTAATTATAGGCTTTCTGCTAATTTTTTCCAAATCATTTGAGTATCCTGAAGATATTTCTATTTGTAGAAAAGTCAAATAACTTTCTCAAGGAGGATATTTGATGCATAAATTCATCATTTTGCTTATTCTGATAAATGTAGTTTCATTCGGGTGTTCAAGTAGAGATCTTCCTACGCCACCCAATAGATTTGGAAATTACGATCCTCCGGACGATGATTCCGATTCACCTCCACCCGATCCCATTCCGAATGAAAAGACAAGATGGGATGTACCCGGAGGCGCGGGAGAGATAGTTCGGGGCTGTCTAGGCCTCGATTGCATTCCATCCTTACAAAACCCTGCATTAGTTAACCTGGATGAAGCAAATTATCTGCAAGATGATGATCTGATATTTGGCTTAGTAAGAAATGATGCAGTCGTTGCTTATCCGCATAGAATTCTTGACTGGCACGAAGTTATCAATCAAACCTTGAGTAGAAATTCTAAAATTGCGATCACCTATTGTCCGCTTACCGGTTCAGGTGTCGGGATCAACTTGACCGGGACAGCGGCGGATAATATGGGTGCTGGAAGTTTCGGAGTCTCGGGTCTGCTTTACAACAATAATTTAATTCTGTATGATAGAACCACGACCAGCAATTGGTCCCAAATGTTACTGAGAAGCGTGCATGGGCCGTT contains:
- a CDS encoding aminotransferase class I/II-fold pyridoxal phosphate-dependent enzyme — encoded protein: MTNEKQLSHRVSQIRPSGIRRIFDIACANPDGIDLSIGDPDFDIPEPIKEEGIRWIKDGFNSYVSTRGIPELREKLSAHLKERKINHEDLLITAGATGGYILAIMTVVSPGDEVLIADPYFVAYANVVIMCGGVPKLFNTYPDFTLRAEEIEPLITSKTKAIVINHPNNPTGVLYSPDELKMVAELADKHGLHVISDEIYDEFIYGQDPFLSMGTIADDAIIVSGFSKRAGMTGWRLGYVSAPKKIIEAMATFQQYSYVCANSIAQKAAVKALDYDMQQYVSTYHERRDLVYNGLKEHFKIIKPNGAFYFFPEAPHRNAEEFVDRAIKRKVFIIPGNVFSEKNTHFRISFAVPNEKLLKAIDILNELARKS